tttattataaattcgcCGTAAAAaaaagcagaataaaaaaaaaattgaaaaatgttaatttttcacttagaTCTAgcccaaaaatttattaaaatttttttttaattaataaatgaaataaaattcttataaataattatcttggtttaaaataactcatttttttttaaattaaaattatttattttttaaaaaattattctaataaaaaaaagtgtttattAATGAAGATAAAAGTagacgattaaaaaaaagtgtacctgaattttaaatgttgaaaaaattcatggtttaattaaaaagttaaaaaaataaatttttaaaatgaataaattttaaaagaataaattaaatttgtctaaaaaattaatcagaacataaaaaaaagttatttatcatattatatatctatatataatgcttaattataaaataattattttgtgtattaataataaataaagttactctaaaacaattaaaaaattttatcaataaatgttgcttaattaataatttgtgtTGAAAAGAAAAGTCAATGGAAATAGTTGAATATAACTAATGAAAACtttctatttcttcttttacagAGCGAAAACCTCGAGGAATGTTCACGCGCAGCAAAGTAGTAAACTTACCAAAGAGCAACTTGAAGATGAAAGAAAAGCGGTACGTTTGCGAGAACGCCAATTGTAACAAGACATTCAAAAACGCAAAATCAAGACAAGTTCACATGATTCAAGTGTGCAATAAGCCCCCGAGATACAAGTGTGCGTACTGCAGCCAAAAATCGTATCTTTCTGCGGTTATTAAGACTCATACGCTCAGAAAACACAAGAACATGAAGGTTCAAGTCATCCAGTTGTATGATCCTCATTTAGAGACGCGCAATTACGCTTGTCCTAATCCGAACTGCAAGAAGCGCTATAAAAATCAGCGTGATTTGACTATTCATATTGAATATGAGTGCGGAAAAACTCCGAAATTTAGTTGTTTTTATTGCGATTATAAAAGTTGCTTTAAAAATAGGACCAAGATGCATTACAAGTTGCAACATCctgataaaaatgtttttccggTTGAACTTAATGActaatttttggttttttgtttttttgagtgttaaatgttaatgttttttaaagacttttctataaaaaaattttttttaatcccatatttagataattaagaaatgatcttgtatcgtgtgaactattgacatttttaaagatataagctcaccctgacattaaattcatcgagacctttcatttgagtacccacatcaatttttcatatattttatatattatatatatttctcaaataccatatatgtaaaatatataaaaaatgccatgtgggtacttgaatgaaaggtctcgatgagtgtaatatcgaaattagtttatatcttgaaaaatgtcaataattaagaaatgacattatatcttgtcaactaatgatatttttgaagatataagctcatcctgatattacactcatcgagacctatcatttgagtacccacatcaatttttcatatatttatatatattatatatatatgtatatatgaaaaatatatcaaaatgcatgtgggtactcaaatgaaagctcttgatgagtctaacatcaggatgagcttatatcttcaaaaaggtcaatagttaaaaaagtccagtgcaatttaacgaaagtcattattttacaaaaccaaattttatttatttatagttcacaagttacgACAGtcacattatttaattattgaattatttaatattgaatcaattttttttattctttgacaataaattaaaaaaagaagaaatataacaacacaaaaaaatgtaaCTAGATATAAATTTAGGATAAAaattcgaaattaaaaaaatttcgcatttttaccaaaaaatttccaGTAACAATCTGTACCAgcaataactaataaaaatgtatgaGCAATAGTGTAAACCTTGCAAATATTTGTCTTGTAACATAGTAtgtgtgataaaaaaaaattcttcaaaattaactaaaaaaaaaaaacaaacttttaattttgcaGCGCTAAATTACCCCGGAATCTTCGGAAACTTCCAAACAAACGAAGAACTGTGCTTCGTAACAACCGGGCGGTTTGTTTGCTTGAACTCAAACTGCAACAAGACCTTCAAGAACAAAGAGTCTCGCCGGAAGCACATGAGCGACATCTGCAACAAGCCTCCAAGATACAAGTGCGGCTACTGCCACTACCTGTCTCAATTTAAGAAGAGCATCCAGAGCCACAGCTTCCGACGGCACAAGGAGATGCCAGTTTTTGTTGTTGATTTATAGACACAAACAATATttctattattgtttataatactTCGGcgataacaataattatgctaatattaatgaaaattaataaaattcattaattctaACCTGAcgcttaatttatttatttcttcttctgaaaaatttagtgaAGAAATAATCTAACATTTGTGGTTAATTTTCCAGGAGtgcagagaaaaattttcaaaagggcGGCAGTTAATCTTAGAGAGCGGATTCGATGCACAAATCCGATGtgtgaaaaaacttttaaacacAGGCATCATTTTACCCATCACATCAGATATGAGTGCAATAAGCCGCCGAGATACAAATGCGGATATTGTCTTCACAACTCTTACAAGTTGGCTAATCTAAAAGTCCACATAAAAAATCggcataaaaatttagaggTTAAAATAATTGACGAGTATTATCAAATTGAGATAAGAGACAATGATAAGGCTATCAAGTATAATTCTTCattctaattataaaaaaaagatatatttttctgtacaaattaatttaataaaatctgaattttttctattattaattaatagtttatttttataattaatgaccGAGAATGAGAAGAAATGTGAAGATAATAAGTATATTCTTCCCAAATGGTCAAGAACTTACAACTAACCTAAAAATCTTTGTTTgcagaaaaaagaaaaaaactcgGCGAGCTGCTGTACACATACGAAGGCTTAAGCGCGGAAGGAACCCCGATCCAAATAACGGAACAGCGGTACGCGTGTCTCAACGCGAACTGCAGTAAGACCTTCAAGAACGAGCGGAACCGAAACGACCATATGAAGAACTTGTGCAACAAGCCCTCTAGGTACAAGTGCCCGTACTGCACGCGAAAATCCCACCACTCTGCGGACATAAAGCGCCATTTGGCGGCCAAACACAAGAACCTGGAGATGAAGATTGTTGAGCTGTACAATCCGCACCTAGAAGCTCGCAAGCATAAGTGTCCTAACCCTAATTGCGACAAGAAGTACAAGTGCAAGTTGAATTTAAGGAaccatatcaattttgagtGCGACAAAGCACCGAGGTTCAAGTGCTTTTACTGTGAGTTTAGGAATGCTTATGAGCCTAGGATCAAAACTCACTGCAAGAACAAGCATCCGCTTGAGGAACCGAGATGCGTTACATTAATCAGCTAATTTTTGGAGGTTATAATTGctctgatagaaggatttattaactattaataatttaatttattaaattttaataaatattagaaatttaaatagcGCGCTACGTGCGCgcctaaattttaaccaataatgaatcgtggcccgttttttgcgagtttTGATCTTcgactaacttcaagactttcatctattttataatataggattttttaacattccagaagattcattataaaaaaaaatcatctttataaattatttgtattcattacattacattataattaaaaaaatgaccttgtatcttgtcaactattgacgtttttgcaaatataagctcaccttgacattacattcattaagacctttcatttgagtacccatatcaattttttcatatatttatatatatcatatatatctatatatgtaaaatatatcaaaaattgatgtaagtactcaaatgaaaactcttgatgaatgtaacatcgggatgagcttatatctttaaaaatgtcaatatttaagaaagtacagttcaATTAAACACaagtcattaatttaataaatcaaaatttgatttatttgtagttcacaagtcacagcagtcacatagtgactgcaaggttgctagtaacgtttattgaaaaataccaaattctattacagctcataattatctttcatatttttaaatattaaaaacgttaatttatttagtgaattattatcatgtcttccagctatagggttataaacagtgtcaaaagaaaattgctttttattttaaataaatatttgttaacaaaaaatattaaatataaacaaatccttctatcagtgtggctttgtagaaatatatatttttttttatactgaattttataaaaaatttttaagtgtctTGTCATTAAtataagaattaattattagtgtaattgtaatttttactgagaacaataaatatatattgagGTTAGAATAAAATGTTCCATTAGTTTTTAGGGAAGAAATCATTGGGAAGTAATTACCAGTCGcagtttatagttaaaaaattaattattaaggtTGAAAGTTTGTATGGAACAAGTTCTAACCCAAATTTTGTTTCTTTGCAGATTATCATCATTACTACAATGTAAAAGCAGAACTTCACATGTCGGGTATGTCGAGAACTGGAACCAGGTTTAAATGCACCCACCCGAACTGCACGCGGACCTTCAAGAACAAAACGGAACGGAACTTTCATTCCAAGAACATCTGCAACAAGCCGCTGAGGTGGAAGTGCGGGCACTGCGACTACAGGTCCTTCTGCGCAGGTCACATTCGCAGACATTCGCGTTCCAAGCACAAGAACCTGGAACCTCAACCTATTGAGCTCTACAATCCACATCTTGAAACGCGCAAGTATAGGTGCCCGAACCCGAATTGCGACAAGAAGTACAAACAAAGGGCTAATTTGGTTAACCATATTAATCATGAGTGTGATAAGGAACCGAGATTCAAGTGCTTCTACTGCGATTTCAAGAACGCTTTTGAGCCAAGGATTATGAAACACTGCAGGGATAAACACTCCCTTCAAATTCCGAGGAGTGTTACTATGATGAAATAGGCTTAGAGGTTTAAGTTTAACTGTTCAGGTTCCTGGAACAACgtagaaaaattctcagaGGAACTTTgcgagatttttttatatttctagattaaaattttattttttattattattttaattgtaaaaagaaatttattcagttatttaaattatactttaataattgactttttttaggaaaaaaaatttttagcgcAAGCGCTTAATTATTTAgcgtgaaatttaaaaaattcttgataaaaataaacttttatttttattttctaattgagaatttttcaaaataaattttaaaatagtttttagaaaaaaattcttaattttatctttttaaattttgcgcTAAAAATTAGGAACAATTTTTGCGCATGCGCAAAAAATAacctctaaaaaattgcaaaaaaatcttaattttttttaagaataattattataaaaaaatttaatattatagttttagaaaatttccacatttttattatttattattataattataaaataaaaaaagtgtataattgtaattattaatttttattgtaactttaATAGATTATTAAggttataatttaaaagtttaattttcaataataataacaacaatttccgcaatattattaattttcaatgaattttgttattttaattaaaataactaattataaaaaatataaatgtatatgtaATTTATCGGAACAATAAATCTATGaaggttaaaaaattaagcaaaaaaaaatttaatctagtagattaaaataaaaaattatttttaagtgttctaacaaataaaaaattgtttcagaTTTTTTCCAATGGCAAGCTTGGATCAAAGGCGAAGACTACGGCCAAGAAGAAACTCAGGAACCACAGGACCCTCCGGAGATAGAAGAAGACCCTCTGGTTCCAGTGACAAGAAGACAAAGTTCCAGGTACAAGTGTTTGACCCCAAACTGCCCgagtacttttaaaaataaatctgagAGGAATTATCACACCAAAAATGTCTGCAACAAGCCGCCGAGGTTCACTTGCGGCTACTGCGACTACAAATCCTTCTTTGCGGGGCACGTTAGGAGacactcaagagccaaacatCCGGAATTGGAACCTCGGGCGGTTGAATTGTACGGGTTGAAGGATGACCGCAGTCACAAGTGCCCCAAGCCCAATTGCGATAAGAGGTACAAGTACAGAAAGGGCCTGAGGGCTCATTTAATGTACGAGTGCGGGAAACCCGGGCTCAAGTGCTCCTACTgtgactttaaaaataattataaacatttgGTGAAGAAACACTGGAGCAGGCAACATCCTGGGTTGGAATTTAGTTTTGTAACTATTACAGAGTAGATtaagggtttttttttaaataataatatgttttaggaaattttgaagtaaaattAAGTGTTTTGATGAAGAAGATCCttacaattgataatttatttaatgaaaaaatgaaggaAAAAGGAGAGtggaaaaattagttttttgagTAAGAAGTCCGTAAAAAAACTGCATTACTCTTGACACTAATAAAAGtttagtgataaaaatttattttgaaaaaatagaagcaagaaataaatttgtttgaaatttttaatccttttATTTCtcggaagaaataaaaatttagtcacagactttcttaaataagttttgtaaatttgacataaaagaattttggataaaaatttggaatacctaaaataggttttttccaaatttagataactttttttgataaGAAAGTTACtgggagaaaaatttttatttcttcagctgagaaataaaattgtttaaaataaaaaacaaatgaatttattattacaacattaatgatttttttaaaaatataatttttctctcagtgtattttgtaataatccaATGACAATTGTAAATACCTTATTTTACAACTTTGAATGTATTTTTAGTTGGATGAAAGTTTTAACTAGAagttacttattatttttaaagttatttattgataaattaatagttaataacttgaaccttaaaaatttcgatttatcggtgatgaattttttagttttatcaCAATAAATGTATTCTTAATTGTAAGAATAAGATTTAAAGTGTCAGCTACTAATtatcgataataataaatacactgtTAATTATAACAGGTGAACCTGTAATTCGAGAAACTCGAGAAGCTCAGTTATCCAAATTAATACCAAATAATTACAGTGTGAGATGTAAAATTCGAGAACTAAATTAAAAGGTTTAATCCTTTTACTATTATAAActttcaaaagttttaaatgACTAGTTGCTGTACACcctaaaaatctaatttttacagtttCACCCTCGAGAGACTCaactaatatttaaaactctaataaatttaatttttccacttttcttcttttcatgtaacattttataaaatatataatagcttgcaacaataaattaataataaagatttaatttataattgtaataaaaattgtccCATCAAAGttttaattctattaatataaaaaagattgtattgtttgaaaataaatgtacTGAACTGTAAAAGCAATATTGTACtgagaatttttgtaaatattaaaaaattttaatgaactttgatgaaattttgtgACTGTAGTAATTAGTAAGTAATTTGTTCAGCATGAtagaaatttggaaaattaaggCTCATTTTATAAGACTAATTGACAAAAACTGCTTTCAGGAAAGCCAAAGCGCGCCAGCAGAGcaaagaagaaaattatagAACACAAGCCTTTTCCATGCACAAATCCAAACTGCGACAAGAGTTTTAATACTGAGCACGACTGTAACAAGCACATGAAGTACTTCTGCAACCAGCCGCCGCGGTACAAGTGCGGGTACTGCCCCCAGACCGCTCACCAGTCCGCGGATATAAAGAGACATCTGGGAAGAAAACACAAGAGTCTAAAGATTCAGATTGTTCAGTTGTATGATCCTCATACTGAAACTAGGATTTATTCTTGTCCGACTAAGAATTGTTATAAGAGGTACAAACATGAGCGCGGGTTAACTTCACATTTGAAGTTTGAGTGTAATAAACCTCCAAGGTTCAAGTGTTCCTACTGTGATTTTAAGAATTGTTATTTAAAGAGGATTAAGGAACACTGGATGAAGAAACATCCGGAATTTGAATTCTGTGCTgataatttagatttattttaagaaatttaatttttaaacaaaaaaaatcaagtaaatacaCTGATAGGAGAATTTCTaagcatttaagaagatttcttagtatttaaaaaatatttcttagtatttataatatttcttgtttaagaaatatttcttaaatactaagaaatattttgaatactaagaaatgatttcttgaatataaagaagtttttttaaatactaagaaatccttctatcagtgtaattttgaagaatttcgtCTTCTTGATTtgcgtaaaaaaattctttaactaagaaattttttttggtttaagttaattttatttaaaacaagaaTATTTCatcttaattcaagacaatgaaactcttcaaaattattttcttacactgataaaaaaattaacgactcaagagccaaaatcttaaaccaagaatatcattttgaagaaaataatttttttgagtcaagagaataaattcttgagttaagaaattattcttgatttaagtaaatttttcttgtcttaagaatttattctcttgactcaagaaaatcattttcttcaaaatcgTATTCCtgattcaagattttggctcttgagtcaagttaatttttaacttcccgctaagaaaatcgaagattttcaaaaatcgggaagttattgttttcaccccgttttgcaaaaatcgagttttcatcagatctcgacgtttgaaggtcacaggaagcttccctgactatcccggcgaggttgtcacggtgtctgtatgtatgtatgtatggatgtatgtatgtgtgtgtatgtgtgtgtatgtgtgtgtttttttatcttagggggaatccttcttatggattccaggcatagttgtttggcctggatatgtggcgactcgacgccgTGTCATACTAAACCCCGCCCCtcacgcccctacccactaaaccctaaaccccttttcttctttcctctaatccctcatggaaaccgccgtcaggcattacttcgtgaggggaggatccagctaccgctattccttctggtggctaaggtgttatttttccttccttctagtttctgtcatttgctctttttctttcaatggaacgcagctctgtaagcacttctgtggcaaaagtgcttgtagcgttccaagcagtttgattcgacaacattgcatctactattgtctctggttggattctccagttcaggatcctctctaactcctcacgctgaggatcgaaacgtggacacacaaagaaaacgtgccttgcgtcctcaataacccctggacaagacgggcactccggagaatcgtcgtgcttaaagcggtgcagatactctcgaaagcacccatgtcctgacaacatctgcgttaggtaatagttgacttcaccatggtttcggctcagccaaacgtcgatctttggtatgaggcggtgtgtccatcttccttttgCTGCGGCGTCCCACTCAAGTTGCCATCGCGAGATGCTGTGctgccgttcttctgttcttagttcttcagcgctcagtgcagttgacctctttcgatggtaaagggcccgtctttctttagctaagactctaagcggcagagttccagaaatgacgcacactgcttcctctgatattgttcggaaggcgctggctactcttagcgcgctcagtcggtaaaccggacatgctttcctccatgattcttgggtgtgtgtatgtgtgtgtgtgtgtgtgtgtgtgtgtgtgtgtgtgtgtgtgtgtgtgtgtgtgtgtgtgtgtgagtgtgtgaaagtatgtgaactgcttataacttttgaaaggcttgaccgatttcatcgcggttggtgtcattcgaaagggcttgactaaacttagattttgaaaactatttggaccgattcaaatcaatagattttgagaaatcttcaaaaaactgaaaaaaaaatttttcaaatgtggtttttttggaataacttttaaacggcttgatggttcaattccaaaaactaatcagctcttaaccttaaaaaaccacgtcgatcgccaccaggccggtcaaaatcagttgattcgttcgagagatatcatgaacgaaagaaaaccgaaaaaagtgttttttcggaataactccaaaattcctagcgcgatcaattcaaaatttgagattctttgtgaatcttaaaaaactgcgtcgaatgcttctaatcgcgtaaaaatcggtttattcattcaaaagttattgcggtttaaaaattcaaaaatagtgtcatcaaatctctatcagacttttgagctcgaagagctttaaagcataagaaagcaatctctttgagctcggagagctcaaaataacccataaattgtatttttgagctcgaagagctcaaaaacgtcattggtgcaattttaagcgcctaagtatggaattagcgggaaattgcagggatggccttcagggtcaaccgttttcctaatttttttatcagtgtagttcAACAAATTTCCtcttaatttaagttaatttttttttcatcttgtaattttattaattaaaaaaaaaattttttttttttcagtattatatttcttcttttaattttatttatttaaaaatattaaattaattattttttaataaaaccatacttataaaattttattaatatactaaattgtttataaataccTTCATTACCGATATTGATGAATTATGAGCGGCCATTTTGTcggcaaatttttttttaacttgtagaattgatttttttgtgtttacagGTTAGATTtccatctaaaaaaaaaatgataataataataatggttattgttgacttaaaaaaaaatttgtactaatataataaaatttttttttttaggatacaaaaaaacaaattcaaaaaattggatctaatttaaaagtattaagaagaaatttttgaataatttattaaaattaaaatttttttatgattttaaaaatgcatGGCGAGTGAGCACatactcaaaaattttgcaatttttttgtgataagtaatgatttattagtaattaatataaaaacaatttttattattattattagttat
The sequence above is drawn from the Cotesia glomerata isolate CgM1 linkage group LG4, MPM_Cglom_v2.3, whole genome shotgun sequence genome and encodes:
- the LOC123264140 gene encoding histone H4 transcription factor-like, with the protein product MRYINQLIFGDYHHYYNVKAELHMSGMSRTGTRFKCTHPNCTRTFKNKTERNFHSKNICNKPLRWKCGHCDYRSFCAGHIRRHSRSKHKNLEPQPIELYNPHLETRKYRCPNPNCDKKYKQRANLVNHINHECDKEPRFKCFYCDFKNAFEPRIMKHCRDKHSLQIPRSVTMMK